The stretch of DNA CGCACTGCAACCTGTGGGCAAGTTTAACAAAGGCTTCGCTATCGACTTTGGCGTAGAGATCACCGGCGATAACGCTTCGCGAGGAGCTGCCGAGGGCAACTGGGATCAAGGTATTGCCGAGCAACCTGATGGTCTCGACCAAACCAACGCCATCACCCAGACAGCAGCTTCCGGTTCTTCCGTTCGGCAGGAGGGCGAAAACCTCCTCTTCACCAACGTCGACCGGGCCTGGCTCTTCACTGCAGACGGTATGTTGATACAAACTCTCGAGCGTCCCTCCGCTTACAGTTTGAAGGGGCAAACCAAGGGCGTCTATCTGCTGAAGATGCAAAGCGGCAACGTCATCCGGGTGAAGAAAATCATGAAAGGGTAAGAGGCAGCTCGTTCCTCTTCAACTTTCTGCGCATCTCGTTTCAACTTTCTGCGCATCTATTTTTCAGTAGATGCGCAGCAAGTTGGGGCGGGATGCTTATTTGTTGCTATGGGCGTTGAACAGATATTGAGCGGAAACGCCGTGCTCTCCAGTGTGTTTCTCTTTGAAAAAAGGAGCCGGCAGGGCAAAGAAAAAAGGTTATCTGCCATGGCGAGATAACCTTTTATGTCGTAGGGTTTAATACTCATCCTCGTTAAAGAGGAAATCTTCTTTGGTGGGATAGTCGGGCCAGATGTCTTCGATGCTGTCATAGACATCGCCTTCGTCCTCAATTTCCTGCAAGTTTTCGAGCACTTCCAGCGGTGCGCCCGAACGCATGGCATAGTCAATGAGTTCTTCTTTGGTGGCAGGCCAAGGTGCATCTTCCAGTTTGGAAGCCAGTTCTAATGTCCAATACATAGTCTATCAAGTTTTTCTTGTTTTTATTTTAGTTGCAAAAATAATACTTTTTGTGTTATTTGCAAGTGCTTTGCCACTTTTTTTCGGCCTTTCCGCAAGCAGAGTTCAGATGTCGAGAGAGAACGAAAAGATAGTCGGATAGGCGATTGATCAACCGCAATGCCGTGGTCTCCACCTCGCTTTCCTCTGCCAAGAACACCATTCTTCGCTCCGCCCGGCGGCACACTGTGCGGCACACATGCGCCCAAGCGCCGGCCTCGCAGCCGCCGGGCAGAATGAAATGCGTCTGTGGGGGCAGTGCGGCCTGCATCCGGTCGATTTCCCGTTCCAGAGTCGTCACGTCTTCATCGCTTAGCTGTGGAGTCATAGGGTGGCCCGAGTGTGCAGGAGGAGTGGCCAGCGAGCAACCCACGTTGAAGAGCCGATGCTGAATGCTTTCCAGCACATCGACCTCGTGTCCCGGTGGCAAGAGCGAGACGAGATAGCCCAATTGGGCGTTGAGTTCGTCGATGGTG from Prevotella sp. oral taxon 475 encodes:
- a CDS encoding cob(I)yrinic acid a,c-diamide adenosyltransferase, whose translation is MKIYTKKGDTGKTSLVGGRRVSKSDARIEAYGTIDELNAQLGYLVSLLPPGHEVDVLESIQHRLFNVGCSLATPPAHSGHPMTPQLSDEDVTTLEREIDRMQAALPPQTHFILPGGCEAGAWAHVCRTVCRRAERRMVFLAEESEVETTALRLINRLSDYLFVLSRHLNSACGKAEKKWQSTCK
- a CDS encoding DUF2795 domain-containing protein gives rise to the protein MYWTLELASKLEDAPWPATKEELIDYAMRSGAPLEVLENLQEIEDEGDVYDSIEDIWPDYPTKEDFLFNEDEY